The following proteins are encoded in a genomic region of Vulpes vulpes isolate BD-2025 chromosome X, VulVul3, whole genome shotgun sequence:
- the TSC22D3 gene encoding TSC22 domain family protein 3 isoform X6, with protein MAFQPPYSPSLFRKRDTASGASVVAIDNKIEQAMDLVKNHLMYAVREEVEILKEQIRELVEKNSQLERENTLLKTLASPEQLEKFQSRLSPEEPVPESPRAPEAPDGSAV; from the exons ATGGCATTTCAGCCTCCTTATTCCCCCAGCCTCTTCAGAAAAAGGGACAC TGCCTCTGGAGCCAGCGTGGTGGCCATAGACAACAAGATCGAGCAGGCCATG GATCTGGTGAAGAATCATCTGATGTATGCAGTCAGAGAGGAGGTAGAGATCCTGAAGGAGCAGATCCGAGAGCTGGTGGAGAAGAACTCCCAGCTGGAGCGTGAGAACACCCTCTTGAAGACCCTGGCCAGCCCAGAGCAGCTGGAGAAGTTCCAGTCCCGTCTGAGCCCTGAGGAACCAGTGCCTGAAAGCCCACGAGCACCCGAGGCCCCTGATGGTTCTGCGGTGTAA
- the TSC22D3 gene encoding TSC22 domain family protein 3 isoform X5, with product MNAEMYQTPMEVAVYQLHNFNISFFSSLLGGDVVSVKLDNSASGASVVAIDNKIEQAMDLVKNHLMYAVREEVEILKEQIRELVEKNSQLERENTLLKTLASPEQLEKFQSRLSPEEPVPESPRAPEAPDGSAV from the exons ATGAACGCCGAGATGTATCAGACCCCCATGGAGGTGGCGGTCTATCAGCTGCACAATTTCAacatctctttcttctcttccctgctTGGAGGGGATGTGGTGTCCGTTAAGCTGGATAACAG TGCCTCTGGAGCCAGCGTGGTGGCCATAGACAACAAGATCGAGCAGGCCATG GATCTGGTGAAGAATCATCTGATGTATGCAGTCAGAGAGGAGGTAGAGATCCTGAAGGAGCAGATCCGAGAGCTGGTGGAGAAGAACTCCCAGCTGGAGCGTGAGAACACCCTCTTGAAGACCCTGGCCAGCCCAGAGCAGCTGGAGAAGTTCCAGTCCCGTCTGAGCCCTGAGGAACCAGTGCCTGAAAGCCCACGAGCACCCGAGGCCCCTGATGGTTCTGCGGTGTAA